The following proteins are co-located in the Paralichthys olivaceus isolate ysfri-2021 chromosome 2, ASM2471397v2, whole genome shotgun sequence genome:
- the chd6 gene encoding chromodomain-helicase-DNA-binding protein 6 isoform X2: MKIHKKDKQQMFTGLLKHTPPPASAAAASSSASDQNSNAQTTVPTIPRGHLVLGPRDQLRLISPVGSTATSNHCTAAGAHATRHSGGAPRPPSSLSEEDDGGGGGRVKKKRKKKDKRQWERGDVEERESSKPKKRKDEKAAMVVTLRKSKEPKEGKERRERRSKGKEGRKESGADLKNVPAGKMAAVAAGAAQVPVKVPGRRGRKPKVKILPPVPTNQAPPSRLHAKVPVQIHGTHAKNHGQANSKTPVPSAPKQRGRKPRDPGAAPVEKKKKGKRRNQEVAVQEGAESDDTTSMSALNMGGEDSQDPLDIAKRRSGRQVKRRKYNEDLDFKVVDDDGETIAVLGAGRISALNATALAWQAEEPPEDEANIIEKILSVRTAKKETSPSEDQVEETEEFYVKYRNFSYLHCKWATLEELEKDPRIHQKIKRFRTKQAQMKHLFTEPDEDLFNPDYVEVDRVLEVAVTTDTETGEEVTHYLVKWCSLSYEEATWELQEDLDPEKVKEFEHIQKLPADLRHMERPSPEKWQKLDKSRDYRNGNQLREYQLEGMNWLLFNWYNRKNCILADEMGLGKTIQSITFLFEIFNMGIRGPFLIIAPLSTITNWEREFRTWTNMNVIVYHGSQISRQMIMQYEMFHRDAQGNSIPGVLKFHGLITTFEMIMADCPELRKLHWRCVVIDEAHRLKNRNCKLLEGLKLMNLEHKVLLTGTPLQNSVEELFSLLNFLEPLQFPSESSFLEEFGDLKTEEQVKKLQAILKPMMLRRLKDDVEKNLAPKEETIIEVELTNIQKKYYRAILEKNFSFLSKGANQHNMPNLINTMMELRKCCNHPYLITGAEEKILESFRKSHSPDALDFQLQAMIQAAGKLVLIDKLLPKLLAGGHKVLVFSQMVRCLDILEDYLIQRRYTYERIDGRVRGNLRQAAIDRFCKPDSDRFVFLLCTRAGGLGINLTAADTCIIFDSDWNPQNDLQAQARCHRIGQSKAVKVYRLITRNSYEREMFDKASLKLGLDKAVLQDINRKGSLNGVQQLSKLELEDLLKKGAYGALMDEEDEGSKFCEEDIDQILQRRTQTITIQTEGKGSTFAKASFTSSGNRTDISLDDPNFWQKWAKIAEVEIDSKSEKESLVIDTPRVRKQTRHYNSFEDDELMEFSELESDSEDRPCRSRRLGERSRRYLRAECFRVEKNLLIFGWGRWKDVLNHGRFKWHLAERDMEVICRALLVYCLRHYKGDDKIKSFIWDLITPTKEGQDQTLLNHSGLSAPVPRGRKGKKLKNQLNIPEVKNADWLVHCNPEVVLQDESYKKHLKQHCNKVLLRVRMLYYLKVEVLGEAANQALEGIPASKLEVSLPDIDYIEIPATWWDADADKSLLIGVHKHGYERYNAMRADPELCFLERVGMPDVTALTVEQGGGEGAADMTDSVCKTEEAKDDAENKADGGEDRDESSKGEETCSSTDTSDKPDSTGPDSQMLTDVCVQDGPLVTTTTTGTGTGVAALHVVQARPLWPTGPALTARVRRLITAYQRFTLRREPLLRHDFLLHDGLVGMGMGGGGSSHSHHAGGPLAWQLGEELRRCSVVATEPDPLFLEWQRRWTRREQADFYRTVSSYGVVYDPERKTFDWSQFRALARLERKTDESLERYFNSFVNMCRTACKLPLRKEEGLVDPAVLVEPLTEERAARTLYRIELLRKIREQVLRHPLLSARLQLCRPSLYLPVWWETGKHDRDLLIGAARHGLSRTDFYILNDPQLSFLEAHRNYVKRQPSHLHPQSYHHSHHPGLSISSSSFSSSHPQLPHPHCCLYDSGLGRHSPQPPEYPHQSSHHHQHHHQHHIMPPSAPSPSSSSSSSSHPHLQPPPLDAHDSASPSLGMVPGSRGDFLDCPPLDESLELSSLQHDAMSADALHGGKTSKDALNGFPFNSAAGGQSMLNSYGVGGTDLDSKLRSDVLVGEQGSSEETGLMAPSVELDQLQAPWDGTDHSSPAHHMFNESDPILGPSALETGFLEEEDEETQGGDRGGEEGGTLEECLGLPPSSSPSHPSAGDSVEPLSSSYMLFKDIGVSEEPSADQTDLSVSPPPPYVPPPPLSLSDITAHEPQDRLGHSDIAVSLTNPVDEEEERDGGAGFEFDEKEEEDVEGLSGENMEQRGDKEGDQCLEGEQSDAHQDQSLGVLNPHMDQIDGLEPEEQDERMDVSNHLSQDFQQRFEQGQHKTGFPRVVHPYLGKIEQCPESIEEPEEEVDGLILYQTVDGETNEKSGTLIGNASEEFLQARELAEDSREDGSMEHTDLSDQVDEDVPVKQSNTKACETELDDVYSDCTRPSCPSASLTSVTDASKSDETNTKNGGNVATDQEDYEGPGEDCKNGALTIAPYQDNKDNLLQRIKIKPVAALPENSIDAKPSDLKFPLLPNNGGEKKLAQLEQPIKVEETKMEVAEEALPVYPDSCEVKHAKFLAYPVKSEKLVTKAEQLDYPLKEETPQSKPEDLSISMKPESVDHKPEVLQFAAFSDGVEVKPEAKPVALDFTSYPDVAKLKSETKPEGLGLTAFPDTSVIKPEAKPDVLELAAYPDSSEVKPEAKPEGLEFTEIKSETKQELLEADSTVLTPKLEQADGLVDSSESLVEKGQVKEERPSTPVPVVEGYAGSPRFAAPISMCDIPDSLHDAREPTIAQLLQEKALYSFSEWPKDRVIINRLDSICHAILKGKWPWPSEQHDAPGSLSANSCLANSLAQHHHHHHQQRAGFLPTTTSSSVQGQARVQQTNPGLAFQIPPPLTRLPKYMPRGGACGRGAWRLTSLPLLQERLVAPPYLPELKRAGGRRSFDYEAAAAAAAAKVLAGKSASACHAAAATSSSGEKVPVVAPPSHRTGAMLMNGWQEAAIDLTKSSTEISTTSGSGSGDAVVAPGISHHGAGSGHKLPPPPITAPLTGSVGIDMAGILQAGLIHPVTGQIVNGSLRGDDSLRRRRGRRRNVEALYSEFTKSRGLHLPETQGRVDMISHSSVSSSTSSPSPSPSERPAGPPTPSTSSTPTPTQTPPQPEIVAIDREAASKGLIEWLRQNPSYSMDLPTFAHSGAGLLHGFVERPKQRRHRCKDPTKLDINSLTGEERVPVVHRGTGRRLGGAMAPAIKELSRWLDANSEYYVAPDWADVVKHSGFLPEGKFSRILTEPVNRDPNSRRRGRRPRNEMPKPLLSVSDSSSSGLGPPLFMNGGLIGSMDSMVAMQNLRGGIPGIPISGIMAAGFPHGFQAGGAGASAEDAKNGLSMLPMMLHGIPHPHGAAIPQHALFSVGAMMAHAPPPHPSSSSSSSSLSAPKVTTTMAPSTSEASPSSTTPADRESAGSPGTGGEKEWSQDEKGAADTNKRSGAMEAAIITSTSRAHLGSVHLGASAGSHLTFNPFLIPGMSHGLLYPHMFLPHGGIMALPAMPPGMVDGSPGSPKRRRKRGREEGEREEEKESTVKVSVASHPASSVSPSIPSTSAPDPGPPPTEEPQTGQGDTEDGPSEPQESDSHDHPEGAAATQEDEEGSEEKQETEEQRQEGGEEEV; this comes from the exons aTGTTCACTGGTCTCCTGAAGCACACGCCACCTCCAGCCTCCGCtgcagcagcctcctcctctgcctcggACCAAAACAGCAACGCACAAACCACAGTTCCTACAATCCCACGGGGACACCTTGTCTTGGGCCCCAGGGATCAGCTCCGCCTCATCTCCCCCGTGGGCAGCACGGCTACGTCCAATCACTGCACGGCCGCCGGGGCCCACGCCACTAGACACTCCGGAGGAGCCCCGCGGCCACCGTCCTCCCTGAGCGAGGAGGACgatggaggaggcggaggcAGGGTGAAGAAGAAACgaaagaaaaaggacaagagACAATGGGAGCGAGGGGACGTTGAGGAAAGGGAAAGCAGCAAACCAAAGAAACGAAAAGATGAGAAGGCGGCGATGGTGGTCACGCTGAGGAAGAGCAAGGAGCCCAAGGAAGGCAAAGAGCGGAGGGAGCGCAGGAGCAAGGGGAAGGAGGGCAGGAAGGAGAGCGGGGCAGACCTGAAGAATGTTCCGGCAGGAAAAATGGCCGCTGTGGCTGCCGGAGCAGCTCAAGTGCCGGTTAAGGTGCctggaaggagggggaggaaaccGAAAGTCAAGATCCTTCCTCCTGTTCCGACAAATCAAG ctcctccttcaagacTCCATGCTAAGGTCCCGGTGCAAATCCACGGCACCCACGCCAAGAACCACGGCCAGGCCAACAGCAAGACCCCAGTCCCCTCAGCACCCAAACAGAGGGGCCGCAAACCCAG agatCCTGGCGCAGCGCCcgtggaaaagaagaagaaggggaagaGGAGAAACCAGGAAGTGGCTGTCCAGGAGGGGGCGGAGAGTGACGACACTACCTCAATGTCAGCCCTCAACATGGGCGGAGAGGACAGCCAAGACCCCCTGGATATTGCG AAACGGCGTTCAGGGCGACAAGTCAAGAGGAGGAAGTACAACGAGGATTTGGACTTTAAGGTGGTGGATGATGACGGAGAGACGATCGCTGTCCTCGGAGCCGGTCGCATCTCAGCGCTCAATGCCACTGCTCTGGCGTGGCAGGCAGAG gAACCACCTGAGGACGAGGCCAACATCATTGAGAAAATTCTGTCCGTCAGAACGGCGAAGAAAGAg ACCTCACCCTCAGAGGACCAAGTGGAGGAGACTGAGGAGTTTTACGTCAAGTACAGAAATTT TTCCTACCTACACTGTAAATGGGCcacgctggaggagctggagaaagatCCTAGAATCCACCAGAAGATTAAACGCTTCAGGACCAAACAGGCCCAGATGAAACATCTGTTCACCGAG cctgatGAAGATTTATTCAACCCGGACTATGTAGAGGTGGACAGAGTTCTGGAGGTGGCTGTTACCACTGATACTGAGACTGGAGAG GAGGTGACGCATTACCTGGTTAAATGGTGCAGCCTCTCATACGAGGAGGCGACgtgggagctgcaggaggacttGGATCCAGAGAAGGTGAAAGAGTTTGAGCACATCCAGAAGCTGCCGGCAGACCTCCGACACATG GAACGACCTTCTCCAGAGAAGTGGCAGAAGCTGGACAAGTCGAGAGATTACAGGAATGGAAACCAGCTCAGAGAATATCAGCTAGAGGGAATGAACTGGTTACTGTTCAACTGGTACAACAG AAAAAACTGTATCCTGGCCGATGAAATGGGTTTGGGAAAGACCATCCAGTCCATCACCTTTCTGTTTGAGATCTTCAACATGGGGATCCGCGGCCCCTTCCTCATCATCGCGCCGCTGTCCACCATCACCAACTGGGAGAGAGAGTTCCGCACGTGGACGAACATGAACGTCATCGTGTATCACGGCTCGCAGATCAGCCGTCAGATGATCATGCAGTACGAGATGTTTCACAGAGACGCGcag GGCAACAGTATCCCTGGCGTGCTGAAGTTTCACGGGTTGATCACCACCTTTGAGATGATCATGGCTGATTGTCCGGAGCTGAGGAAGCTGCACTGGCGCTGTGTGGTGATCGACGAAGCCCATCGACTGAAGAACAGGAACTGCAAACTGCTGGAGGGACTCAAACTGATGAACCTG GAACACAAGGTTCTGCTCACAGGAACCCCTCTGCAGAACTCTGTGGAGGAACTGTTCAGTCTGTTGAACTTCTTGGAGCCGCTGCAGTTTCCCTCAGAAAGCAGCTTCCTGGAGGAGTTTGGAGACCTCAAAACAGAAGAACAG GTGAAGAAGCTTCAGGCCATTTTGAAGCCGATGATGTTACGAAGACTTAAAGACGATGTAGAAAAAAACCTGGCACCCAAAGAAGAGACCATCATAGAG GTGGAGTTGACCAACATTCAAAAGAAATACTACAGAGCGATCTTAGAGAAGAACTTCTCCTTCCTGTCCAAAGGAGCGAACCAGCACAATATGCCCAACCTCATTAACACCATGATGGAGCTCCGCAAGTGCTGCAACCACCCCTACCTTATCACAG GAGCTGAAGAGAAGATTCTGGAAAGTTTCAGGAAGAGCCACAGTCCGGACGCGCTGGACTTCCAGCTGCAGGCGATGATCCAGGCGGCCGGAAAACTGGTGCTGATTGACAAGCTGCTGCCCAAACTGCTGGCCGGGGGACACAAAGTCCTGGTCTTCTCACAGATGGTCCGCTGTCTGGACATCCTGGAGGACTACCTCATCCAGAGacg CTACACGTATGAGCGCATCGACGGCCGTGTGCGAGGGAACCTGCGGCAGGCGGCCATCGACAGGTTCTGTAAGCCCGACTCGGACCGCTTCGTCTTCCTGCTCTGCACCAGAGCTGGGGGGCTGGGAATCAACCTGACGGCCGCAGACACCTGCATCATCTTCGACTCAGACTGGAACCCGCAGAACGACTTGCAG GCTCAGGCACGCTGTCACCGGATTGGCCAGAGCAAAGCGGTGAAAGTCTACAGACTGATCACCAGGAACTCGTACGAGAGGGAAATGTTCGACAAGGCCAGTCTGAAGCTCGGACTGGATAAAGCTGTTCTCCAAGATATCAACCGTAAAGGAAGCCTCAACGGG GTGCAGCAGCTTTCAaaactggagctggaggactTGTTGAAAAAAGGAGCGTATGGGGCCCTGATGGACGAAGAAGACGAGGGCTCCAAGTTCTGCGAGGAAGACATTGATCAGATTCTTCAAAGACGAACTCAGACCATCACCATCCAGACTGAGGGGAAAGGCTCCACATTCGCTAAG GCCAGTTTCACCTCATCTGGAAACAGAACGGACATTTCTCTGGACGACCCCAACTTCTGGCAGAAATGGGCCAAGATCGCTGAAGTGGAGATCGACTCCAAATCCGAGAAG GAGTCCCTGGTGATCGACACGCCTCGGGTGAGGAAACAGACCCGTCACTACAACTCCTTCGAGGATGACGAGCTGATGGAGTTCTCCGAGCTGGAAAGCGACTCGGAGGACCGGCCGTGTCGCAGTCGTCGCCTGGGCGAGCGCAGCCGACGCTACCTCCGTGCTGAGTGTTTCCGGGTCGAAAAGAATCTACTGATCTTTGG TTGGGGTCGGTGGAAGGACGTCCTAAACCACGGTCGCTTCAAGTGGCACCTGGCAGAGAGAGATATGGAGGTGATCTGCAG AGCTCTGCTGGTCTACTGCCTGAGACACTACAAAGGTGACGACAAGATCAAGAGCTTCATCTGGGATCTGATCACACCCACCAAGGAGGGCCAGGACCAGACGCTGCTCAATCACTCCG GTTTATCAGCTCCGGTCCCTCGGGGTCGGAAGGGGAAGAAGCTGAAGAATCAGCTGAACATTCCTGAAGTGAAGAACGCTGACTGGCTGGTCCACTGTAACCCTGAAGTGGTTCTGCAGGACGAGAGCTACAAGAAGCACCTCAAACAGCACTGCAACAA GGTGCTGCTGAGGGTGAGGATGTTGTACTACCTGAAGGTGGAGGTGTTGGGTGAGGCTGCCAATCAGGCTCTGGAGGGGATACCTGCCAG TAAACTTGAGGTGTCGCTACCAGACATCGACTACATTGAGATCCCTGCGACGTGGTGGGACGCAGACGCCGACAAGTCCCTCCTCATAGGAGTCCACAAACACG GATATGAGCGGTATAACGCCATGCGTGCTGATCCGGAGCTGTGTTTCCTGGAGAGGGTGGGGATGCCAGATGTCACAGCGCTGACAGTTGAACAGGGTGGAGGCGAGGGGGCTGCAGACATGACCGACAG tgtttgtaaaACAGAGGAGGCGAAGGATGATGCTGAAAACAAAGCTgacggaggagaggacagagacgaGAGCAGCAAG GGAGAAGAAACCTGCTCCAGCACTGATACCTCGGACAAACCTGACAGTACAGGTCCAG actcCCAAATGTTGACTGATGTCTGCGTCCAGGATGGGCCTTTGGTCACCACGACAACAACGGGAACAGGAACGGGTGTGGCGGCTCTGCACGTGGTCCAGGCTCGACCTCTCTGGCCCACGGGCCCAGCCTTGACGGCTCGTGTGCGGCGCCTCATCACCGCCTACCAGCGGTTCACGCTGCGCCGCGAGCCACTGCTCAGGCACGACTTCCTGCTTCACGATGGCCTTGTTGGCATGGGGATGGGAGGAGGCGGATCCTCTCACAGTCATCATGCTGGCGGACCGTTGGCGTGGCAGCTGGGAGAAGAGCTGAGGAGGTGTTCCGTTGTCGCCACAGAACCGGACCCTCTGTTTCTGGAGTGGCAGAGGAG GTGGACTCGTCGAGAGCAAGCGGACTTCTACCGCACCGTGTCGTCGTACGGGGTGGTCTACGACCCAGAGAGGAAAACCTTCGACTGGTCTCAGTTCAGAGCTCTGGCCCGACTGGAGAGGAAGACGGACGAGAGTTTGGAGAGATACTTTAACTCCTTCGTCAACATGTGCAGGACGGCCTGCAAGCTGCCTCTGAGGAAGGAAGAAG GGCTGGTGGATCCCGCAGTGCTCGTGGAGCctctgacagaggagagagcCGCCCGGACTTTGTATCGCATCGAGCTGCTCCGCAAAATCAGAGAGCAG gttCTCCGTCACCCGTTACTCTCCGCCCGCCTCCAGCTGTGCCGCCCCTCCCTCTACCTCCCGGTCTGGTGGGAGACCGGCAAACACGACCGCGACCTCCTCATCGGTGCGGCACGTCACGGCTTGAGTCGAACCGACTTCTACATCCTCAACGACCCCCAGCTGAGCTTCCTGGAGGCTCACAGGAACTACGTCAAAAGACAGCCCTCTCACCTTCATCCTCAGAGTTACCATCACTCTCACCATCCTGGCTTGTCGATCTcgtcctcttctttctcctcgtcGCATCCGCAGCTGCCGCATCCTCACTGCTGCTTGTACGACTCAGGTCTCGGTCGCCACTCCCCTCAGCCTCCTGAATACCCCCACCAGTCctctcaccaccaccagcatcaccaccagCATCACATTATGCCTCCAtcagctccttctccttcctcctcttcttcctcttcctctcaccctCACCTCCAACCTCCGCCGCTGGATGCCCACGATTCTGCCTCACCGAGCCTGGGAATGGTGCCTGGGTCACGGGGAGATTTCCTTGACTGTCCCCCTTTGGATGAATCCCTGGAGCTGAGTTCCCTGCAGCATGACGCCATGTCTGCAGATGCGTTACATGGAGGGAAAACGTCCAAAGACGCCCTCAACGGTTTCCCGTTCAACTCTGCTGCAGGAGGTCAGAGTATGCTCAACTCGTACGGCGTGGGCGGAACAGACCTGGATTCAAAACTAAGGAGTGACGTGCTTGTAGGCGAGCAGGGTTCGTCAGAGGAAACAGGGCTGATGGCGCCGTCAGTGGAGCTGGACCAGTTACAG GCTCCCTGGGACGGAACAGACCACTCCAGTCCTGCTCACCACATGTTCAACGAGTCCGATCCAATCCTGGGTCCCTCCGCTCTGGAGACCGGctttctggaggaggaggacgaggagacgCAGGGGGGAGAccgaggaggggaggaaggtgGAACGCTGGAGGAGTGTCTGGGCCTTCCGCCCTCATCCTCCCCGTCCCACCCATCTGCAGGAGATTCAGTGGAGCCGCTGTCCTCCAGCTACATGCTCTTTAAG GACATTGGTGTGAGTGAGGAACCCAGCGCAGATCAAACTGACCTGTCAGTGAGCCCTCCTCCGCCGTAcgtcccccctcctcccctctctctgtctgacatCACCGCCCACGAGCCACAGGATAGGCTGGGCCACTCCGATATCGCTGTGAGCCTGACCAATCCTGtggacgaggaagaggagcggGACGGAGGCGCTGGGTTTGAGTTCGAcgagaaggaggaagaagatgtgGAAGGCTTGTCGGGGGAGAACATGGAGCAGAGGGGAGATAAAGAAGGAGATCAGTGTCTGGAAGGAGAGCAGAGTGACGCGCATCAAG ACCAAAGTTTGGGAGTCTTGAATCCACACATGGACCAGATCGATGGGTTAGAACCAGAAGAACAGGACGAGAGGATGGACGTGTCAAACCATCTGTCTCAAGACTTTCAGCAGCGCTTTGAGCAAGGACAACATAAAACGGGCTTTCCCCGAGTCGTGCATCCTTATCTCGGGAAGATCGAGCAGTGTCCCGAGTCTATTGAAGAgccggaggaggaggtggacgggTTGATTTTGTATCAGACCGTTGATGGAGAGACGAATGAAAAGTCTGGAACTTTAATAGGAAATGCATCTGAAGAGTTCCTGCAAGCGAGAGAATTAGCAGAAGATTCCAGAGAGGATGGTTCGATGGAGCACACTGATCTTTCAGATCAAGTTGATGAGGACGTTCCAGTGAAACAATCAAACACTAAAGCCTGTGAGACCGAGCTGGACGATGTCTACTCAGACTGCACACGACCCTCCTGCCCTTcagcttccctcacctctgttaCAGACGCATCAAAGTCTGATGAGACCAACACAAAGAACGGTGGGAATGTCGCCACAGATCAGGAAGATTACGAAGGTCCAGGTGAAGACTGTAAGAACGGAGCCCTGACAATCGCCCCATATCAGGACAACAAAGACAATCTGCTTCAACGCATCAAAATCAAACCCGTCGCTGCTCTGCCTGAAAACAGCATTGACGCGAAACCATCCGATCTTAAATTCCCTCTGTTACCAAACAATGGGGGTGAGAAGAAACTGGCTCAACTGGAGCAGCCAATCAAGGTAGAGGAGACAAAGATGGAGGTCGCTGAGGAGGCGTTACCCGTATACCCTGACAGCTGTGAAGTCAAACATGCAAAGTTTCTCGCTTACCCCGTCAAGTCAGAAAAGTTAGTGACCAAAGCGGAGCAGTTAGATTATCCCCTGAAAGAAGAAACCCCGCAGTCAAAACCCGAAGATCTAAGCATCTCCATGAAGCCTGAGAGCGTGGACCATAAACCTGAAGTTCTCCAGTTTGCAGCCTTCTCAGATGGCGTCGAAGTCAAACCCGAAGCCAAACCAGTGGCTCTCGACTTCACGTCTTATCCAGATGTCGCCAAGCTTAAGAGTGAGACGAAGCCAGAGGGTTTAGGGTTAACAGCTTTTCCTGACACGTCCGTCATCAAGCCTGAAGCCAAGCCGGACGTTCTGGAGCTCGCAGCCTACCCGGACAGCTCAGAGGTCAAACCTGAGGCCAAGCCCGAGGGCCTCGAGTTCACGGAGATCAAATCTGAGACGaagcaggagctgctggaggccgACAGCACTGTCCTGACCCCGAAGCTCGAGCAAGCGGACGGGCTGGTGGACTCCTCGGAGAGCCTGGTGGAGAAAGGCcaagtgaaggaggagaggccGAGTACACCAG TCCCTGTGGTGGAAGGATACGCGGGCAGCCCCAGGTTTGCAGCTCCCATCTCCATGTGTGACATTCCCGACAGTCTCCATGACGCCAGGGAGCCGACCATCGCTCAGCTCTTACAGGAGAAGGCACTTTACTCGTTCTCAGAGTGGCCGAAG GACCGGGTGATCATTAATCGTCTGGACAGCATCTGTCACGCCATCCTGAAAGGGAAGTGGCCTTGGCCCAGCGAGCAGCACGACGCGCCTGGTTCCCTCTCCGCCAACTCCTGCCTGGCCAACAGCTTGgcccagcaccaccaccaccaccaccagcagcgaGCGGGATTCCTCCCCACCACGACCTCAAGCTCCGTCCAGGGACAGGCCAGAGTTCAGCAGACAAACCCGGGACTGGCGTTCCAGATCCCTCCGCCTCTGACGAGACTACCTAAG TACATGCCGCGGGGCGGCGCATGCGGGCGCGGAGCTTGGCGCCTCACCTCCTTGCCTCTCTTACAGGAGAGGCTCGTGGCTCCTCCCTACCTCCCCGAGCTCAAACGTGCAGGAGGTCGGAGGTCTTTCGACTACGAAGCCGCGGCCGCTGCAGCCGCTGCCAAGGTTTTAGCTGGGAAATCAGCGTCGGCGTGCCACGCTGCCGCCGCCACAAGCTCCAGTGGTGAGAAGGTGCCGGTGGTGGCCCCGCCCTCTCACCGCACAGGAGCCATGTTGATGAACGGCTGGCAAGAAGCAGCCATCGATCTAACCAAGTCGTCTACAGAAATAAGCACCACTAGTGGCAGTGGCTCGGGTGACGCTGTGGTTGCACCAGGAATCAGCCACCACGGTGCCGGCAGCGGCCACAAGCTGCCGCCGCCCCCCATCACAGCACCGTTAACTGGCTCTGTGGGAATCGACATGGCGGGGATACTGCAGGCCGGGCTCATCCATCCTGTTACAGGGCAGATAGTTAACGGGAGCCTGAGGGGAGATGactcactgaggaggaggagagggaggaggagaaacgtGGAAGCTCTGTACTCTGAGTTCACCAAGAGCCGAGGACTGCACCTCCCTGAGACACAG gGCCGGGTGGATATGATCAGCcactcctccgtctcctcctccacttcctcgcCGTCCCCCTCCCCTTCAGAGCGACCCGCGGGTCCTCCCACTCCGTCCACCTCTTCTACTCCCACCCCCACGCAGACGCCTCCTCAGCCGGAGATCGTGGCGATCGACAGGGAGGCGGCGAGCAAAGGTCTCATCGAGTGGCTGAGACAGAATCCGAGCTACAGCATGGATCTGCCCACGTTCGCTCAT TCCGGAGCAGGTCTGTTACACGGTTTTGTGGAGCGTCCCAAGCAGAGGAGGCATCGCTGCAAAGACCCGACCAAGCTGGACATCAACTCTTTGACGGGGGAGGAGAGGGTTCCTGTCGTGCACCGAGGAACCGGACGCAGg CTTGGTGGCGCCATGGCTCCGGCCATAAAAGAGCTCTCCAGGTGGTTGGATGCCAACTCGGAGTACTACGTCGCTCCAGACTGGGCTGATGTGGTCAAACACTCT GGTTTCCTCCCCGAGGGGAAGTTCTCTCGGATCCTGACAGAACCAGTTAACAGGGACCCGAACTCTCGTCGACGTGGACGTCGGCCTCGCAATGAGATGCCTAAGCCCCTCCTTTCCGTCTCTGACTCCTCCTCATCTGGCCTCGGCCCCCCGCTCTTCATGAACGGCGGTTTGATCGGCAGCATGGACTCCATGGTGGCCATGCAGAATCTCCGTGGCGGTATTCCTGGAATCCCCATCTCGGGGATCATGGCAGCTGGATTCCCTCACGGTTTCCAGGCGGGTGGAGCTGGAGCGTCAGCAGAAGACGCCAAGAACGGGTTGAGCATGTTACCCATGATGCTGCATGGCATCCCGCACCCCCATGGGGCTGCGATCCCTCAGCATGCCTTGTTCAGCGTCGGAGCAATGATGGCGCACGcgcctcctcctcaccccagctcctcctcctcttcttcttcactgtcagCGCCGAAGGTCACCACAACAATGGCACCCTCCACATCTGAGGCCAGCCCCTCATCAACAACGCCCGCTGACAGAGAGAGTGCAGGCTCTCCGGGTACCGGTGGCGAAAAGGAGTGGAGCCAGGATGAGAAAGGAGCAGCGGACACCAACAAAAGGTCGGGAGCGATGGAGGCGGCcatcattacctccaccagcAGGGCCCATCTTGGCTCTGTGCACCTCGGAGCGAGCGCTGGAAGCCATCTTACCTTCAACCCCTTCCTGATCCCGGGCATGTCCCACGGCCTGCTGTATCCACACATGTTCTTGCCTCACGGTGGCATCATGGCGCTGCCCGCCATGCCACCTGGCATGGTAGACGGTTCCCCGGGAAGcccaaagaggaggaggaagagagggagggaggaaggggagagagaggaggagaaagaaagtaCAGTTAAGGTTAGCGTCGCCTCCCACCCGGCCTCCTCCGTGtctccctccatcccctctACCTCGGCTCCGGACCCAGGCCCACCTCCGACTGAAGAGCCCCAGACCGGGcagggagacacagaggacgGGCCCTCAGAGCCCCAGGAATCAGACTCCCACGACCATCCTGagggagcagcagcaacacaggaggacgaggaaggatcggaggagaagcaggaaactgaggagcagagacaggaaggCGGAGAGGAGGAAGTGTAG